The genomic stretch GGTCGCGACCGACTTCCGCCTCTGGGTGCGCGACGCCGTCGACGGCCTGGACCGGCGCCTGCGCGACCTGCAGGCGGCGCTGCTGGAACAGGCCGGCGTCCACGCCGACACGATCATGCCCGGCTACACCCACCTGCAGGCGGCTCAGCCGGTCACCTTCGGCCATCACCTCATGGCCTACGTCGAGATGTTCGGACGCGACCGGGGACGCCTCGCCGACTGCCGCACCCGGATCAACGAGTGCCCGCTCGGCGCCGCCGCCCTGGCCGGCACCGCCTTTCCGATCGACCGCGAGGCGACGGCGGCCGCGCTGGGCTTCGCGCGTCCCATGGCCAATTCGATCGACGCCGTGTCGGACCGGGATTTCGCGCTGGAGTTCCTTGCGGCGGGCGCGATCCTGGCGGTTCACCTCTCGCGCCTGGCCGAGGAACTGGTGCTCTGGTGCACCGAGGGCTTCGCCTTCGTCCGCCTGTCGGACGCCTTCACCACTGGCAGCTCGATCATGCCGCAGAAGAAGAACCCGGACGCCGCCGAGCTGGTGCGCGGCAAGTCGGGGCGGGTGGTCGGGTCGCTGATCGGTCTCTTGACGGTGATCAAGGGCCTGCCACTCGCCTACGGCAAGGACATGCAGGAAGACAAGGAGCCGGTATTCGACGCCGCCGACACCCTCGACGTCTGCACAGCGGTGATGACCGGCATGCTCGGCGACCTCCAGGCGAACGGCGAGCGCATGCGGGCCGCTACGGCGGCGGGCTACATCACGGCGACGGATCTGGCCGACTGGCTGGTGCGGGAACTAGGCCTGCCGTTCCGCGACGCCCATCACGTCACCGGAGAGATCGTCAAGCGCGCGGAACAGCGCGGATGCGGCCTGGGCGAGCTCGAGCTCGCCGCGATGCAGGAGGTCGAACCGCGCATCACCGCGGGCATTTTCGACGTGCTCACCGTCGATCGGGCCGTGGCGAGTCGGACCAGCCTCGGCGGCACGGCACCGGAGCGGGTCCGCGAGGCCGTCGCCGCGGCGCGGAGCCGCTTCCTATGACCGCGCGCGCCTGGCTCGACCCGGCCCGGTTCGCCCTGGCCGCTCTGCTGCTAGCCGCGGTCCTTCTCGGGGCCTGCGGCAAGAAGGGCAACGTGCGCCCGCCGGAGGACGAGGCCGGCGCTTACACCTTCCCGCGGGCCTACCCGGCACCGGCCTCGGTGCTGCCGGCCGGCGACGAGGAGAAGCTGCAGCCGAGCCCGGAGCCGCGCCTCAAGCGGGAGCGCAGGGAACGGCGCCTGTCACCCTTTCCCCGGTCGCCCGAACGAGTCGAAAACTTCGGGATCTAGCAGCCCATGGACTTCTTTTCATACCGGGGCGGGCAGCTGCACGCCGAGGAGACGCCGATCGCGGCGATCGCCGAGTCCGTCGGCACGCCGTTCTACTGCTACGCCTCGGGCGCGCTGGAGACCGCCTACCGGGACTTCGCGAAAGCGCTGGAGGGCCTGCCCTCAACGATCTGCTACTCCCTCAAGGCCAACGGCAACCTGGCCCTGGTGCGGACCCTGGCCGCCCTGGGCAGCGGCGCCGACGTGGTCTCCGAAGGCGAGCTGAAGCGGGCCCTGGCCGCGGGGATCCCGCCCGAGAAGATCGTCTTCGCCGGGGTCGGCAAGACCGCGCGGGAACTGGGCCTGGCGCTCGATCTCGGCATCCTGCAGATCAACGTCGAGTCCTGGCCCGAACTGGAGCTGTTGAACGAGATCGCCGTGCAACGGGGAAAGCGGGCGCCGGTGGCGATCCGGGTCAATCCCGACGTCGACGCCCGCACCCACGCCAACATCTCCACCGGACGGAGCGGTCACAAGTTCGGTATCGACATCGACCAGGCGCCGGCCTGCTTCGCGCGGGCGCGCGACCTGCCCGGCATCTCGCTGGAAGGCCTGGCGGTTCATATCGGCTCTCAGCTGACCGACCTCTCGCCCTACCGGGAGGCCTTCGGGCGCCTGGCCGAGCTCTATCGGGAGCTGCGCGCCGCGGGGTACCCCTTGCGCCGACTCGATCTCGGCGGCGGCCTCGGCATCCCCTACAAGGGCGAGCCGCCGGCCGACCTCGGCGAATACGCCGCGATCGTGGGCGAGACGACGGGGAGCCTGGGCGCCGACCTGATCTTCGAGCCCGGCCGCCTGCTGGTCGGCAACGCCGGCATCCTGGTGTCCCGCGTGATCTACGTCAAAGAGGGCAGCGCCCGTCGCTACGTCATCATGGACGCCGCCATGAACGACCTGATCCGCCCAATGCTCTATCAGGCCTGGCACACCATCCTGCCGGTCAAGGAAGCGCCGTTCGGCGCCGAGACCTCGCCATGCGACGTGGTCGGCCCCATATGCGAGACCACGGACACTTTCGCGCGCGAGCGCGATCTGCCGGCTCTCGAGCAGGGCGACCTGCTCGCGATCTTTTCAACCGGTGCTTATGGTGCGGTCATGAGTTCGACGTATAATGCGCGGTCGCCGGCGCCGGAGGTCCTGGTCAGGGGCCACGAGCACGCGGTCATCCGGCCGCGACGGGACCTGGCGGCGCTGATCGAGGAGGACCGCCTGCCGACCTGGCTGGCCGAGCCGGCCGGCGCGGGCACCGAGGGCATCGCCCGAGGCCCCGTTTGAGAGGAGGAAGACTGATCGCCACCTCATCCAAGCCGACCGCCGGCCGCGGCGCCGGCCGCCGAGGCCAGGGGCTCCTGGCGCTCAAGCTCGGCCTGAGCGGCGCGGCCCTGACCTGGGAAGCGCTGGCACCTCGATTCTGGCCGGTCGTCGTGCTGCTGCTCGCCTTTCTCAGCTTCGCCCTGCTCGGCATCCCGGCGCAGCTGCCGGCCTGGCTGCACCTTCTGGTCCTGATCGGCTTCGCGGCGGGC from Kiloniellales bacterium encodes the following:
- the lysA gene encoding diaminopimelate decarboxylase, producing MDFFSYRGGQLHAEETPIAAIAESVGTPFYCYASGALETAYRDFAKALEGLPSTICYSLKANGNLALVRTLAALGSGADVVSEGELKRALAAGIPPEKIVFAGVGKTARELGLALDLGILQINVESWPELELLNEIAVQRGKRAPVAIRVNPDVDARTHANISTGRSGHKFGIDIDQAPACFARARDLPGISLEGLAVHIGSQLTDLSPYREAFGRLAELYRELRAAGYPLRRLDLGGGLGIPYKGEPPADLGEYAAIVGETTGSLGADLIFEPGRLLVGNAGILVSRVIYVKEGSARRYVIMDAAMNDLIRPMLYQAWHTILPVKEAPFGAETSPCDVVGPICETTDTFARERDLPALEQGDLLAIFSTGAYGAVMSSTYNARSPAPEVLVRGHEHAVIRPRRDLAALIEEDRLPTWLAEPAGAGTEGIARGPV
- the argH gene encoding argininosuccinate lyase — translated: MWGGRFTVGPAEVMEQINASIAFDRRLYAQDIRASRAHAAMLADRGIIPPEDGEAIAEGLARVEAEIEAGGFPFDPALEDIHMNVEARLKALIGDAGGRLHTARSRNDQVATDFRLWVRDAVDGLDRRLRDLQAALLEQAGVHADTIMPGYTHLQAAQPVTFGHHLMAYVEMFGRDRGRLADCRTRINECPLGAAALAGTAFPIDREATAAALGFARPMANSIDAVSDRDFALEFLAAGAILAVHLSRLAEELVLWCTEGFAFVRLSDAFTTGSSIMPQKKNPDAAELVRGKSGRVVGSLIGLLTVIKGLPLAYGKDMQEDKEPVFDAADTLDVCTAVMTGMLGDLQANGERMRAATAAGYITATDLADWLVRELGLPFRDAHHVTGEIVKRAEQRGCGLGELELAAMQEVEPRITAGIFDVLTVDRAVASRTSLGGTAPERVREAVAAARSRFL